A genomic window from Motilibacter aurantiacus includes:
- a CDS encoding helix-turn-helix domain-containing protein translates to MTIGIAPAPHEVALVLFDGMSPFESGIVIEVFGLPRPELEVAWYSLSVCTPGGAAVRTVGGLTVDAPHGLEAVARAGTVIVPGVADVHGDVAPELLGALRAAHARGARVVSICSGAFALAQAGLLDGRRATTHWRYAPLLSERFPQVTVDADVLYTADADVYTSAGSAAGIDLCLHLIRLDHGATVANSVARRLVVPAHREGGQAQFIEAPVAQGPGDDAVARSMEWALQNLASPISLADLAARALMSPRSYSRHFLRRTGNSPVKWLTAQRVQASLPLLEAGCLSVEEVAAATGFESVVTFRQQFRRALSTSPTAYRRAFVS, encoded by the coding sequence ATGACGATCGGGATCGCGCCCGCGCCGCACGAGGTGGCCCTGGTCCTCTTCGACGGGATGTCGCCGTTCGAGAGCGGCATCGTGATCGAGGTGTTCGGGCTGCCGCGCCCGGAGCTGGAGGTGGCGTGGTACTCCCTGAGCGTCTGCACCCCGGGCGGGGCGGCCGTGCGCACGGTCGGCGGGCTCACCGTCGATGCGCCGCACGGGCTCGAGGCCGTCGCGCGGGCGGGCACCGTGATCGTGCCGGGGGTGGCCGACGTGCACGGCGACGTCGCCCCGGAGCTGCTGGGCGCGCTGCGGGCGGCACACGCCCGCGGGGCGCGCGTCGTGTCGATCTGCTCGGGCGCGTTCGCCCTGGCCCAGGCCGGGCTGCTCGACGGGCGCCGGGCCACCACCCACTGGCGCTACGCCCCGCTGCTGTCCGAGCGCTTCCCGCAGGTCACCGTCGACGCCGACGTGCTCTACACCGCCGATGCGGACGTCTACACCAGCGCGGGAAGCGCGGCGGGGATCGACCTGTGCCTGCACCTCATCCGGCTGGACCACGGGGCGACGGTCGCGAACTCCGTCGCGCGGCGGCTCGTCGTCCCGGCCCACCGCGAGGGCGGGCAGGCACAGTTCATCGAGGCGCCGGTGGCGCAGGGGCCGGGGGACGACGCGGTCGCCCGCAGCATGGAGTGGGCACTACAGAATCTCGCTTCGCCGATCAGCCTTGCCGACCTGGCGGCCCGCGCCCTGATGTCCCCGCGCAGCTACTCACGCCACTTCCTGCGGCGCACGGGGAACTCCCCGGTGAAGTGGCTCACCGCTCAGCGGGTGCAGGCGAGCCTGCCGCTGCTCGAAGCGGGCTGCTTGAGCGTCGAGGAGGTGGCGGCGGCCACGGGCTTCGAGAGCGTCGTGACCTTTCGGCAGCAGTTCCGCCGGGCGCTCTCCACGTCGCCCACCGCGTACCGCCGGGCCTTCGTGTCCTGA
- a CDS encoding Trm112 family protein, which yields MTAGAEALGLEAWLLDVLACPQDHSPLRVDVERSELVCTGPACGLAFPVREGIPVLLLDEARTPGGGAAATDGSED from the coding sequence GTGACCGCGGGGGCGGAGGCGCTCGGCCTCGAGGCCTGGCTGCTCGACGTCCTGGCCTGCCCGCAGGACCACTCGCCGTTGCGTGTGGACGTGGAGCGCTCGGAGCTGGTCTGCACCGGGCCGGCGTGCGGGCTCGCCTTCCCCGTGCGGGAGGGGATCCCGGTCCTGCTGCTGGACGAGGCGCGGACGCCGGGCGGCGGGGCCGCCGCCACGGACGGCTCCGAGGACTGA
- a CDS encoding MFS transporter, with the protein MSAALALVLRVMVAGAGSPRTVIVATVSGAFIGVNDTSMRQAVTEVPPVERPVASSAYGFLRVNGGGLAACAAGELADYWALHVPFYVRAGAFLAAGAFPASGHRPLEQAGRAAEAPVAQPDVPQPGRAPGTSATAALGREAACIVVLVRPAPDLAGAKSAPGQQAQAAEPTTTVNASGSGRRRPRPESIPSPSRTQYS; encoded by the coding sequence GTGTCCGCCGCGCTCGCGCTCGTCCTCAGGGTGATGGTGGCCGGGGCCGGGTCGCCGCGGACGGTCATCGTCGCCACCGTCTCGGGCGCCTTCATCGGCGTCAACGACACGTCGATGAGGCAGGCTGTCACGGAGGTCCCGCCCGTCGAACGGCCGGTCGCCTCCTCGGCCTACGGCTTCCTGCGCGTCAACGGCGGCGGCCTCGCGGCCTGTGCCGCGGGCGAGCTCGCCGACTACTGGGCACTGCACGTGCCGTTCTACGTCAGAGCGGGCGCGTTCCTGGCCGCGGGCGCGTTCCCGGCAAGCGGCCACAGGCCGCTCGAACAGGCCGGACGTGCCGCCGAGGCCCCGGTCGCGCAGCCGGACGTACCGCAGCCCGGCCGGGCCCCCGGCACGAGCGCGACGGCCGCTCTCGGCCGCGAGGCGGCGTGCATCGTGGTGCTCGTCCGTCCGGCGCCCGACCTCGCCGGAGCGAAGAGCGCGCCGGGTCAGCAGGCGCAGGCGGCTGAGCCGACGACCACCGTCAACGCGTCCGGCTCGGGACGGCGCAGGCCGCGGCCGGAGTCGATCCCGAGCCCTTCGCGCACCCAGTACTCGTAG
- a CDS encoding DUF427 domain-containing protein, giving the protein MDEATTGTENRQAVRRAGGRARGRVRVEPSPKRVRALVDGVVVADTRSALLVWEKPYYPTYYVPRADVRAELSDTGRVERSPSRGDGHVLDVSVAGRTVPDAALAYPGSPLPELRDAVRLDWEAMDEWLEEDEPVYVHPRDPYTRVDVLASSRHVRIELDGVELADSDQPRILFETGLPPRYYLPMGDVRLELLRRADTVSRCPYKGVADWWSVVLPGAQGGEPREHADLAWCYRSPLPESQKVAGLVAFYDEKVDVFLDGELQERPVTPFS; this is encoded by the coding sequence ATGGACGAGGCGACGACCGGTACCGAGAATCGGCAGGCGGTGCGCCGGGCCGGGGGCCGGGCCCGGGGGCGCGTGCGGGTCGAGCCCTCCCCGAAGCGGGTGCGTGCCCTCGTCGACGGAGTCGTCGTGGCCGACACCCGCTCGGCCCTGCTGGTCTGGGAGAAGCCCTACTACCCGACCTACTACGTGCCGCGCGCGGACGTGCGCGCGGAGCTCTCCGACACCGGGCGGGTCGAGCGGTCGCCGAGCCGGGGCGACGGGCACGTGCTGGACGTCTCGGTGGCCGGCCGCACGGTGCCGGACGCGGCGCTCGCCTACCCGGGCTCGCCCCTGCCCGAGCTGCGCGACGCCGTCCGGCTGGACTGGGAGGCGATGGACGAGTGGCTCGAGGAGGACGAGCCGGTCTACGTGCACCCGCGCGACCCCTACACGCGCGTCGACGTCCTGGCCAGCTCACGGCACGTGCGCATCGAGCTCGACGGCGTCGAGCTGGCCGACTCGGACCAGCCGCGCATCCTCTTCGAGACCGGCCTCCCGCCGCGCTACTACCTGCCGATGGGAGACGTACGCCTCGAGCTGCTGCGGCGGGCCGACACCGTCTCGCGCTGCCCCTACAAGGGCGTCGCCGACTGGTGGTCCGTGGTCCTGCCGGGCGCCCAGGGCGGGGAGCCCCGCGAGCACGCGGACCTGGCCTGGTGCTACCGCTCACCGCTCCCGGAGAGCCAGAAGGTCGCCGGGCTGGTCGCGTTCTACGACGAGAAGGTCGACGTCTTCCTCGACGGCGAGCTGCAGGAGCGGCCGGTCACCCCGTTCTCCTGA
- a CDS encoding ferritin-like domain-containing protein produces MFGKSLVVDMVNRSAENATDRRAFLRSAGFAGLGVAGAGALAAVGAGEAHADEASDGAVLNFALNLEYLEAEFYSHAAYGKGLDDALTTGTGTQGGVIGGRRVPFKTTSIAQFATEIAADEIHHVKFLRKALGGAAVSRPAIDLKTSFTAAARAAKLIGPNQTFDPFANENNFMLAAFIFEDVGVTAYKGAAPLITNKAYLEAAAGILAVEAYHAATIRTSLWNRGLVKETIAISDARDSLHGGADSDQGIGYPRGDKSWFANIVPADNNGIAFSRTPGEVLNIVYLSPDKVTKGGFFPAGVNGAVNASS; encoded by the coding sequence ATGTTCGGAAAGTCCCTCGTCGTCGACATGGTCAACAGGAGCGCAGAGAACGCCACCGACCGGCGCGCTTTCCTGCGCAGTGCCGGGTTCGCCGGCCTCGGCGTGGCGGGTGCCGGCGCGCTCGCTGCAGTGGGCGCGGGTGAGGCGCACGCCGACGAGGCGAGCGACGGCGCCGTGCTGAACTTCGCGCTGAACCTCGAGTACCTCGAGGCCGAGTTCTACTCGCACGCCGCGTACGGCAAGGGCCTGGACGATGCGCTGACGACCGGCACCGGCACGCAGGGCGGCGTCATCGGCGGCCGCCGCGTCCCGTTCAAGACCACGTCGATCGCCCAGTTCGCCACGGAGATCGCCGCGGACGAGATCCACCACGTGAAGTTCCTGCGCAAGGCGCTCGGCGGCGCGGCCGTCTCGCGCCCCGCGATCGACCTGAAGACGAGCTTCACCGCGGCCGCCCGCGCCGCCAAGCTCATCGGGCCGAACCAGACGTTCGACCCGTTCGCGAACGAGAACAACTTCATGCTGGCCGCGTTCATCTTCGAGGACGTCGGCGTCACGGCCTACAAGGGTGCGGCCCCGCTCATCACGAACAAGGCCTACCTCGAGGCAGCAGCCGGCATCCTCGCCGTCGAGGCCTACCACGCCGCGACGATCCGCACCTCGCTGTGGAACCGCGGGCTGGTCAAGGAGACCATCGCCATCTCCGACGCCCGTGACTCGCTGCACGGCGGCGCCGACTCCGACCAGGGCATCGGCTACCCGCGCGGCGACAAGAGCTGGTTCGCCAACATCGTGCCGGCGGACAACAACGGCATCGCGTTCAGCCGCACCCCCGGCGAGGTGCTCAACATCGTCTACCTCTCGCCCGACAAGGTCACCAAGGGCGGGTTCTTCCCCGCCGGCGTCAACGGCGCCGTCAACGCCAGCAGCTGA
- a CDS encoding Nramp family divalent metal transporter, giving the protein MFDPALYDRRVLPGGSRRLLPDRRVRLGTLARTAGPGLVVAVAYVDPGNFATNVQAGALLGSRLLWVVLAASAVAMLVQYLAAKAGAVTGRSLPELCRDTYPRPVTAGLWVSAEVVAMATDFVEIVGGAIALHLLFGMPLPVGGALVGLAGTLLLLLRGRRSRFQGAVAALLAVIVGCFLYAAWQLGVGSPAQLAGGLVPGFGGSDGLLLATGIVGATIMPHAVYVHSALTAEQRSARLRRCSGATLRAHRVDVMAALGVATVTNAAILLVAASALHVPGATTVVDTLDDAYAGLKAASPAVGLAFVLALLVAGLAASCVGTYAGDVVMQGFLRRRVPVLVRRAVTLAPALALLCTGVEPTKLLLLSQVVLSVGLPAALLPLLHLTAKRSVMGEHVNRRSTTATAALACAAVVTLNGVVLATALG; this is encoded by the coding sequence ATGTTCGACCCGGCCCTCTACGACCGGCGGGTCCTGCCCGGCGGCAGCCGGCGGCTCCTCCCCGACCGGCGCGTACGCCTCGGCACCCTCGCCCGGACGGCCGGCCCGGGGCTCGTGGTCGCCGTCGCGTACGTCGACCCCGGCAACTTCGCCACGAACGTGCAGGCCGGCGCCCTGCTCGGCAGCCGCCTGCTGTGGGTCGTCCTCGCGGCCAGCGCCGTCGCGATGCTCGTGCAGTACCTCGCGGCGAAGGCCGGCGCGGTCACGGGCCGCAGCCTGCCCGAGCTCTGCCGCGACACCTACCCGCGGCCGGTCACCGCCGGCCTGTGGGTCAGCGCCGAGGTCGTCGCCATGGCCACCGACTTCGTCGAGATCGTCGGCGGCGCGATCGCGCTCCACCTGCTGTTCGGGATGCCCCTGCCGGTGGGCGGGGCGCTCGTCGGCCTGGCCGGGACCCTGCTGCTGCTCCTGCGCGGGCGGCGCAGCCGGTTCCAGGGCGCGGTGGCGGCCCTGCTCGCGGTCATCGTCGGCTGCTTCCTCTACGCGGCCTGGCAGCTGGGTGTGGGCAGCCCCGCGCAGCTGGCCGGCGGCCTCGTCCCCGGCTTCGGCGGCTCGGACGGCCTGCTGCTCGCCACCGGCATCGTCGGGGCGACGATCATGCCGCACGCGGTGTACGTCCACTCTGCGCTGACCGCCGAGCAGCGCAGCGCGAGGCTGCGCCGTTGCAGCGGCGCGACCCTGCGCGCGCACCGGGTCGACGTCATGGCCGCCCTCGGCGTCGCCACCGTGACCAACGCGGCGATCCTGCTCGTGGCAGCCTCCGCCCTGCACGTGCCCGGCGCCACCACGGTCGTCGACACCCTCGACGACGCGTACGCGGGGTTGAAGGCCGCCAGCCCCGCGGTGGGCCTGGCCTTCGTCCTGGCCCTGCTGGTCGCCGGGCTGGCCGCCTCCTGCGTCGGCACGTACGCCGGCGACGTCGTCATGCAGGGCTTCCTGCGCCGGCGGGTGCCCGTGCTCGTCCGGCGGGCCGTGACCCTCGCCCCGGCGCTCGCCCTGCTCTGCACGGGCGTCGAGCCGACCAAGCTGCTCCTGCTCAGCCAGGTCGTCCTCTCGGTCGGGCTGCCGGCCGCCCTGCTGCCGCTGCTGCACCTGACGGCCAAGCGGTCGGTCATGGGCGAGCACGTGAACCGGCGCTCGACGACGGCGACCGCGGCGCTGGCGTGCGCGGCGGTGGTCACGCTGAACGGCGTGGTGCTTGCCACCGCGCTGGGTTGA
- a CDS encoding DUF445 domain-containing protein: MASTGAAPGRHRTPDRPRASHEPEAMDSDDVRLRDLRRMKRRATGLLAATAAVFLLTFALPDTTAVGFLRSAAEAGMVGGLADWFAVTALFRRPLGLPIPHTALVPTRKDALAENLGQFVTGHFLTRDTLHARLAEARLPARLGAALATPAVAERLSKEATTAAVAALSSLRPDDLTEAALELARRDVAARSYACLLGRFLADRVEGGAHRPLVDLVLPYLRTSLSENRATLRVHLQDLGDGMGVLASLFVTAKRADRLLGGVIELLRAMEDDPHHQLRGVLERFLRSLATDLQQDPELAARVDRLLGDVLDDPQTQNWLSGIVDGALQTAQTALATPDSALRQRLTRLLMELGTRAVEDAEFQARLQRWSEQSVMYLVDNYAEEFTRLVRDTVAGWDGPATAHRIELAAGRDLQFIRVNGTVVGALAGLVIHAVAVLLG; the protein is encoded by the coding sequence ATGGCCAGTACCGGAGCCGCCCCCGGGCGGCACCGCACCCCCGACCGGCCCCGGGCGAGCCACGAGCCGGAGGCCATGGACAGCGACGACGTGCGCCTGCGCGACCTGCGGCGCATGAAGCGCCGCGCGACCGGGCTGCTCGCCGCCACGGCGGCGGTCTTCCTGCTGACCTTCGCCCTGCCGGACACCACCGCCGTCGGCTTCCTGCGGTCCGCAGCCGAGGCCGGGATGGTGGGCGGGCTGGCCGACTGGTTCGCGGTGACGGCGCTCTTCCGCCGCCCGCTCGGGCTCCCGATCCCGCACACCGCGCTGGTGCCGACACGCAAGGACGCGCTCGCTGAGAACCTCGGCCAGTTCGTCACGGGCCACTTCCTGACCCGCGACACCCTGCACGCCCGGCTCGCCGAGGCCCGGCTCCCGGCCCGGCTGGGCGCCGCCCTCGCGACGCCCGCCGTGGCCGAGCGGTTGAGCAAGGAGGCGACGACCGCCGCCGTCGCCGCGCTGTCGTCGCTACGCCCGGACGACCTCACCGAGGCCGCGCTGGAGCTCGCCCGGCGCGACGTGGCGGCCCGGTCGTACGCCTGCCTGCTCGGCCGCTTCCTCGCCGACCGCGTCGAGGGCGGGGCCCACCGGCCCCTCGTCGACCTGGTGCTCCCCTACCTGCGGACGTCCCTCAGCGAGAACCGCGCCACCCTGCGCGTGCACCTGCAGGACCTCGGCGACGGCATGGGGGTGCTCGCCTCGCTGTTCGTCACGGCCAAGCGGGCCGACCGGCTGCTCGGCGGTGTCATCGAGCTGCTCCGCGCGATGGAGGACGACCCGCACCACCAGCTGCGCGGGGTGCTGGAGCGCTTCCTGCGCAGCCTCGCCACCGACCTCCAGCAGGACCCGGAGCTGGCGGCCCGCGTCGACCGGCTGCTCGGCGACGTCCTCGACGACCCGCAGACCCAGAACTGGCTTTCCGGAATCGTGGACGGGGCGCTGCAGACGGCGCAGACGGCGCTCGCCACCCCGGACAGCGCGCTCCGGCAGCGCCTGACGCGCCTGCTCATGGAGCTGGGGACGCGGGCCGTCGAGGACGCGGAGTTCCAGGCGCGGCTGCAGCGCTGGTCCGAGCAGTCGGTGATGTACCTCGTCGACAACTACGCCGAGGAGTTCACCCGCCTCGTCCGCGACACCGTGGCCGGGTGGGACGGCCCCGCGACCGCCCACCGCATCGAGCTCGCAGCCGGCCGCGACCTGCAGTTCATCCGGGTCAACGGCACCGTGGTCGGCGCGCTGGCCGGCCTTGTCATCCACGCCGTCGCGGTACTGCTCGGCTGA
- a CDS encoding SIS domain-containing protein, whose protein sequence is MAGTLVADDALLDDAEALAGADPGEMLPACAGAGAQVRTAARSALEAGVRSVADDGRPRTVVVAGVGGSGIAADALAAVTGPSCPVQVLALHDLVLPGWVGPLDLVVGVSCSGSTEETLLVTEEAARRGARVVTVGRPGSALAAVGERARGVHLPVDAAGRPPRACFWSLSVPLLVLADVLGLAAVPQEALAATAARLDVLAERYGPRLPVGENPAKDLALALAGTLPMVWGTSGVAAAAAYRMVSQLAENAKLPAAPGQLPEAGHNAVVALDGPLSGAGDGAADDLFRDPFEEPQALRLRAVLLRDPTEHPRIAARADAVEAVAQGRGVPTSVLRADGDTAVERLASLVGLADFATTYLALATGVDPSPIAAIDELKARIGEPAR, encoded by the coding sequence ATGGCCGGGACGCTGGTCGCCGACGACGCCCTGCTGGACGACGCGGAGGCCCTCGCGGGCGCGGACCCCGGGGAGATGCTCCCGGCCTGCGCCGGCGCAGGGGCGCAGGTACGCACCGCTGCGCGCAGCGCGCTCGAGGCCGGTGTCCGCTCGGTCGCCGATGACGGGCGGCCGCGCACGGTCGTGGTCGCCGGCGTCGGCGGCTCCGGGATCGCCGCCGACGCCCTGGCCGCGGTGACCGGCCCGAGCTGCCCGGTCCAGGTGCTCGCGCTGCACGACCTGGTGCTGCCCGGCTGGGTGGGGCCGCTCGACCTCGTGGTCGGCGTCTCCTGCAGCGGCTCCACCGAGGAGACGCTGCTCGTGACGGAGGAGGCGGCCCGGCGTGGCGCCCGGGTCGTGACCGTCGGGCGGCCCGGCTCGGCGTTGGCGGCCGTCGGGGAGCGCGCCCGGGGGGTGCACCTGCCGGTCGACGCGGCGGGGCGCCCGCCGCGGGCCTGCTTCTGGTCGCTGTCGGTCCCGCTGCTGGTCCTGGCCGACGTGCTCGGCCTGGCCGCCGTGCCGCAGGAGGCGCTCGCCGCCACCGCTGCCCGGCTCGACGTCCTGGCCGAACGGTACGGCCCCCGCCTCCCTGTCGGGGAGAACCCGGCCAAGGACCTGGCCCTGGCCCTGGCCGGCACGCTGCCGATGGTGTGGGGCACCAGCGGTGTCGCGGCGGCCGCGGCGTACCGGATGGTGTCCCAGCTGGCGGAGAACGCCAAGCTGCCCGCGGCGCCCGGCCAGCTGCCGGAGGCCGGCCACAACGCCGTCGTCGCGCTCGACGGGCCGCTGTCCGGGGCGGGCGACGGTGCGGCCGACGACCTGTTCCGGGACCCCTTCGAGGAGCCGCAGGCCCTGCGGCTGCGGGCCGTCCTGCTCCGCGACCCCACCGAGCACCCGCGCATCGCTGCCCGCGCCGACGCCGTCGAGGCGGTCGCGCAGGGGCGTGGCGTGCCCACCTCCGTCCTGCGCGCGGACGGGGACACGGCCGTCGAGCGGCTCGCCTCGCTGGTCGGGCTGGCGGACTTCGCGACCACCTACCTGGCGCTCGCCACCGGGGTCGACCCCTCGCCGATCGCCGCGATCGACGAGCTCAAGGCGCGCATCGGCGAGCCCGCTCGCTGA
- a CDS encoding GNAT family N-acetyltransferase, giving the protein MSGPTAGPYAVHRAVPDDWGQVREARLRALADAPEAFGAGLEAERSLDEAAWRRRVVDEAWFLATTGGCPVGVVAATEESLHPGQRRLVAMWVDPAHRGGAVATALVEALCDWARALPVAAVSLRVTQANGRARRLYERLGFVPTGELEPMAGAPEARVERMQRRL; this is encoded by the coding sequence GTGAGCGGGCCGACGGCGGGCCCGTACGCGGTGCACCGCGCCGTCCCCGACGACTGGGGGCAGGTGCGCGAGGCCCGCTTGCGCGCGCTGGCCGACGCGCCGGAGGCGTTCGGCGCCGGCCTGGAGGCGGAGCGGTCCCTCGACGAGGCGGCCTGGCGGCGCCGGGTCGTGGACGAGGCGTGGTTCCTTGCCACCACGGGCGGGTGCCCGGTCGGCGTCGTGGCGGCCACCGAGGAGAGCCTGCATCCGGGGCAGCGCCGGCTCGTGGCCATGTGGGTGGACCCCGCGCACCGTGGCGGCGCGGTCGCCACGGCCCTGGTGGAGGCGCTCTGCGACTGGGCCCGTGCCCTTCCCGTCGCCGCCGTCAGCCTCCGGGTGACCCAGGCGAACGGGCGGGCACGCCGGCTCTACGAGCGGCTCGGCTTCGTGCCGACCGGGGAGCTGGAGCCGATGGCCGGCGCGCCCGAGGCGCGCGTGGAGCGGATGCAGCGCCGGCTCTGA
- a CDS encoding rhodanese-like domain-containing protein, producing the protein MNAVEYFIRRLQHETDVSDVAARLEAGDTGFVLVDVRDEAAWNQGHVPGALHLPRREIVGRAGTLVPSGTQVVTYCWGPGCNGATKGALAFAELGYAVKEMLGGYEYWVREGLGIDSGRGLRRPEPDALTVVVGSAACAC; encoded by the coding sequence GTGAACGCGGTGGAGTACTTCATCCGGCGACTGCAGCACGAGACCGATGTCTCCGACGTCGCAGCCCGGCTCGAGGCCGGCGACACCGGCTTCGTGCTCGTCGACGTCCGTGACGAGGCGGCCTGGAACCAGGGGCACGTCCCGGGCGCGCTCCACCTGCCACGACGCGAGATCGTCGGGCGCGCCGGGACGCTCGTCCCGAGCGGCACGCAGGTGGTGACGTACTGCTGGGGCCCGGGGTGCAACGGCGCGACGAAGGGCGCACTGGCCTTCGCCGAACTCGGCTACGCGGTCAAGGAGATGCTGGGCGGCTACGAGTACTGGGTGCGCGAAGGGCTCGGGATCGACTCCGGCCGCGGCCTGCGCCGTCCCGAGCCGGACGCGTTGACGGTGGTCGTCGGCTCAGCCGCCTGCGCCTGCTGA
- a CDS encoding DMT family transporter, translated as MAGTGLVVLSAAGFGTMAVFAKLAYDAGADVHGVLLVRFLLAALLLRGLMALTGTAWPRARDLRILLAMGAVGYVVQSLTYFAALTRLPAGTVAVVFYSYPVLVTVAVAVLSRQAPRLAAAVGCLLATVGVAVVAGPSLSGDALGLLLAATAAVTYTGYILAGSRLSPEVSPVAATTVVCTAAAAVYAVGWVVENPSLPSTPGGWAATAATAVVSTVLAIPTFFAGIKLLGPAPAAAISSAEPIFTALSAFLVFDERLSAWQVVGAGLVCVSVAVVSLASTPTQRAESSAVAVDR; from the coding sequence TTGGCCGGCACGGGGCTCGTCGTGCTCTCGGCGGCGGGTTTCGGCACCATGGCGGTCTTCGCCAAGCTGGCGTACGACGCCGGCGCCGACGTGCACGGCGTCCTGCTCGTCCGCTTCCTGCTCGCGGCACTGCTGCTGCGCGGGCTCATGGCGCTCACCGGCACGGCCTGGCCGCGCGCGCGGGACCTGCGCATCCTGCTGGCGATGGGCGCGGTCGGGTACGTCGTGCAGTCCCTGACCTACTTCGCCGCCCTGACGCGGCTGCCGGCGGGAACGGTCGCGGTCGTGTTCTACAGCTACCCGGTGCTGGTCACCGTCGCGGTCGCCGTCCTCAGCCGGCAGGCCCCCCGGCTCGCGGCCGCCGTCGGCTGCCTGCTGGCGACGGTCGGCGTCGCGGTCGTCGCCGGCCCCTCGCTCTCCGGCGACGCGCTCGGCCTGCTGCTGGCCGCGACCGCCGCCGTGACGTACACCGGCTACATCCTGGCCGGCAGCCGGCTCTCCCCCGAGGTCAGCCCGGTCGCCGCCACGACCGTCGTCTGCACCGCAGCGGCCGCCGTGTACGCGGTGGGCTGGGTGGTCGAGAACCCGTCCTTGCCCTCCACACCGGGCGGCTGGGCCGCGACGGCGGCCACGGCCGTCGTCTCGACGGTGCTGGCCATCCCGACGTTCTTCGCCGGGATCAAGCTGCTCGGCCCGGCCCCCGCGGCCGCCATCAGCAGCGCCGAGCCGATCTTCACGGCGCTGTCGGCCTTCCTCGTCTTCGACGAGCGGCTCTCGGCCTGGCAGGTCGTCGGCGCGGGGCTCGTGTGCGTGTCGGTGGCCGTCGTCAGCCTGGCGAGCACGCCGACGCAGCGGGCCGAGTCGTCGGCCGTGGCGGTCGACCGGTGA
- a CDS encoding M28 family peptidase: MSGHDGAGCDCEAGRGLDRRRVIALLAGSAAATLMPGAAWAAPARARAGAAAALPADEQRLFSLLHPERALNHIVKLSEGIGPRIGGTDSEAEAAEYLAERLDRWGYDTRMQPFPVADKFLGELERRGGTPLPQDICWQVGASPEGALDTVVRGETVDAGDGAPGSYPADVTGKILLVDYVASARNTVVATAVARGAAAVVFLAADLVFPRRAGAFTPRLTTPVAIPVLGAAQVQKERLRALVAGGPLDLRVRTEAHRGLTSRNVLAERAGDPAAPVVMVCAHYDSVIGAKGANDDGSGTALTMELAQTLRKLPTDATIQFGLWGSEEQGLIGSRYYVAGLSPAQRQRYLAVFNNDMVATSWDQATMYWVLSANGQANAATSAVIAAAGRLGYSQMLSSVTMRGSSDHQSFQDVGIASGNFTWRAEASPALLEPPYHTPEDTVALNVSLDRLKLSLEFIGSAMYATAGPAA, from the coding sequence ATGAGCGGACACGACGGAGCCGGCTGCGACTGCGAGGCCGGTCGGGGGCTCGACCGGCGGCGGGTGATCGCCCTGCTGGCCGGCTCGGCGGCGGCGACGCTGATGCCGGGAGCGGCCTGGGCCGCGCCGGCCCGGGCGAGGGCGGGCGCAGCGGCGGCGCTCCCGGCCGACGAGCAGCGGCTCTTCTCGCTGCTGCACCCCGAGCGCGCGCTGAACCACATCGTGAAGCTCAGCGAGGGCATCGGCCCGCGCATCGGCGGCACCGACTCCGAGGCCGAGGCGGCCGAGTACCTCGCCGAGCGGCTGGACCGCTGGGGCTACGACACCCGGATGCAGCCGTTCCCCGTCGCGGACAAGTTCCTGGGCGAGCTCGAGCGCCGCGGTGGCACGCCGCTGCCGCAGGACATCTGCTGGCAGGTGGGGGCGTCGCCGGAGGGCGCGCTCGACACCGTCGTACGCGGCGAGACGGTGGACGCCGGCGACGGCGCTCCCGGCAGCTACCCCGCTGACGTGACGGGCAAGATCCTGCTCGTCGACTACGTCGCGTCCGCCCGCAACACGGTGGTCGCGACGGCCGTGGCCCGCGGCGCGGCCGCGGTCGTGTTCCTCGCCGCCGACCTGGTCTTCCCCCGCCGGGCGGGGGCGTTCACGCCGCGGCTCACCACGCCGGTCGCGATCCCGGTCCTCGGCGCGGCCCAGGTGCAGAAGGAGCGGCTGCGGGCGCTCGTGGCAGGCGGGCCGCTGGACCTGCGGGTGCGCACGGAGGCGCACCGCGGCCTGACGTCGCGCAACGTGCTCGCCGAGCGTGCCGGCGACCCCGCGGCGCCGGTCGTCATGGTCTGCGCCCACTACGACTCGGTCATCGGCGCGAAGGGCGCGAACGACGACGGCTCCGGCACCGCGCTGACGATGGAGCTGGCGCAGACGCTGCGCAAGCTCCCGACGGACGCGACGATCCAGTTCGGGCTGTGGGGCTCGGAGGAGCAGGGGCTGATCGGGTCGCGCTACTACGTCGCGGGGCTCTCGCCGGCGCAGCGCCAGCGCTACCTCGCGGTCTTCAACAACGACATGGTCGCCACGAGCTGGGACCAGGCGACGATGTACTGGGTGCTCTCGGCCAACGGGCAGGCGAACGCCGCGACCTCCGCGGTGATCGCCGCCGCCGGCCGGCTCGGCTACTCCCAGATGCTCTCGTCGGTCACCATGCGCGGGTCCAGCGACCACCAGTCGTTCCAGGACGTCGGGATCGCCAGCGGCAACTTCACCTGGCGGGCGGAGGCGAGCCCCGCCCTGCTCGAGCCGCCGTACCACACCCCCGAGGACACGGTCGCGCTGAACGTCAGCCTCGACCGGCTCAAGCTGTCGCTCGAGTTCATCGGCTCGGCGATGTACGCGACGGCGGGGCCGGCCGCCTGA